The sequence CGTGCCGAGGCCGAAGGCCGCCAGCACGCCGACCGCGAGGAATTGGGTCTGCGTGAGGCCGAGGGCGCTCGGGGGCGATGGGTGGCGCCAGAGGTCCTTGAGATGAAAGAGCATGGCCACGGCGGCAAAGCCCACCATGCAGTAGAGCCCCACCACACGGTCCAGGAACACCGTGGTCACCGCCTCGGCCTTCTTGTGGGTGCCTCGGGCCACGTAGTAGGCTTTCACCAGGTCGCCGCCCGTGCCGCCGGGCAGGAAGCAACTGAAGAAGCAGCCGATGTAGGTCATGGCCACGCACTCGCGCCGCCGCGCCTCGATGCCCTGCGACACCACGAGCATGCGCCAGCGGTTGGCCGTGAGCAGGATGCAGGCGTTGTAGATGAGAAAGGCCCCGGCCAGACCCAGCGGGCGTTGGCGGACGGCGGTCCAGATCTTCTCCGGCTCCAGCTTGCCCGAGCGCACGAGCCATGCGAGCAGCCCCACGGCGATGCCGACCTTGAGGATCAGCAGGGCGGTCTTCTTCACCTGGGCACGGAGAGCCATCTCGGTCCCCTGTCAGCCCCGCAGCATCTCTGTGAACGCCTCGAGCCGCGTG comes from Planctomycetota bacterium and encodes:
- a CDS encoding lysylphosphatidylglycerol synthase transmembrane domain-containing protein — its product is MALRAQVKKTALLILKVGIAVGLLAWLVRSGKLEPEKIWTAVRQRPLGLAGAFLIYNACILLTANRWRMLVVSQGIEARRRECVAMTYIGCFFSCFLPGGTGGDLVKAYYVARGTHKKAEAVTTVFLDRVVGLYCMVGFAAVAMLFHLKDLWRHPSPPSALGLTQTQFLAVGVLAAFGLGTLGLLVLLSPHCRRLVHWVLGHLPQRVAGVFARVYEAVYLYRGRKLLLLRFLLYSVAAHGGAAVAFCLIGRSLGEPLAMDLTRAPNYFFLIPLGLVLNGLPVAPAGVGVFEWALALLFATVLHPGEANLGAEVAALSHVIILITNQTGLFFYLAGKRRVAEAIQEARAAGDAGPHA